One Methanolobus sp. WCC4 DNA segment encodes these proteins:
- a CDS encoding DUF86 domain-containing protein, with the protein MRDEDKILRKLDFMQRCVSYLKSVDAGSNELEHNYELRSAVERNFQLAIESAIDIGEMIISKEGFERPEVYRSVFLILGKNGVIPQEFAEEFAQAAGFRNVLVHMYEEVDIDIMHMFLDERLEDFDEFGSYVARYLTADS; encoded by the coding sequence ATGCGTGATGAGGATAAAATACTCAGGAAACTGGATTTCATGCAGAGGTGTGTCAGCTACCTGAAGTCCGTAGATGCAGGCAGCAATGAGCTTGAACACAATTACGAACTTCGCAGTGCAGTTGAGCGCAACTTCCAGCTTGCCATTGAAAGTGCGATCGATATTGGTGAGATGATCATCTCAAAGGAGGGGTTCGAAAGGCCCGAGGTATACAGAAGCGTGTTCCTTATACTCGGCAAGAACGGAGTGATCCCTCAGGAGTTTGCAGAAGAATTCGCTCAGGCAGCCGGTTTCAGGAATGTTCTGGTCCACATGTACGAAGAAGTGGATATTGACATAATGCACATGTTCCTGGATGAGAGGCTGGAAGACTTCGATGAATTTGGCAGCTATGTTGCAAG